The DNA region CTTTACTGTAAAATGTAAAGAATTATATATTTACAACGTATACTTGGAAACAAGTATAAAAATGCATGTAagaataagagggcttccctggtggcacagtggttgagagtccgcctgccgatgcaggggacgcgggttcgtgccctggtccgggaagatcccacatgtcgtggagcggctgggcctgtgagccatggccgcggagcctgcgcgtccggagcctgtgctccgcaacgggagaggccacaacagtgagaggcccgcgtaccgcaaaaaaaaaaaaagaataagaattttaTATGCTTGTGagttgaaaaaattttttcaggTATAGGTAACTTCCTGATTTTCATCTGCTCGTGACGTACTTATATGTCTTGAAAGAGAGTGAGTGTTCAGtgtttatatgaagaaaactctCAGAAATACTACCAAAAGTGAATTAAGAATAAGTCACGTATTTCCTTATTTAGAAACTGAGGACAAATTAGTAACATTCTTTAATCTTAGGAATTTGGAAAAACTCAAAAATCTTGCTCTCATTGTAAACAGTCAAATGAAAACATGTGAAATTATCACAAGTGTACCTAAAAGGTACACTTGACAGtaccttctttcttttaattcccTCAGGATTTTGTGATTTCTACCAAACTCTTGAATGGTTACTAGTTTGAAGCAACTGTCCTGATACATAAACTTCTATCCTAAACTATATTATTAGACCAGACTCACATACTTGAGTTACAAATAATAAGTGGTCTAAGTTAAGCTTCACAAGCCACACTTTCCAAAACCCCCAACCCCACATCTCAGCCACTGGCATTCATTTTGACTGTTCCCTTATTTTGGGAAACCCACAATGGTCTCATTACGTAAATACCACCTGTGCCTATTTATCCAAAGAAGCAAAGAGCCCCTTAGCAAAAGCAAAGTGTGAAATAATTCACTTTGCATTTTTTTGAAGTAGGTTGGGATTTTTTTAAGTGAGGTTGACAGGCTTTATTAAAGTCATCTCTTTAACATACTTTTGCTTTAATAAAAAGACAGGCCCTTGACTGTGTTTCATCtgctctgttttaaaaattatatgaaaactgGATTATAgcatgaacctaaaactgccaACATGTTTTGCCCTTTGTTTCCTATTACTGATGACCTTGTAGTAGATTTCTCTATTGGTTCATAGGTAATGAAAGTGTCAAAGTGTATCCGAATTATAATGCTACCTGAATTTTCTAGATCAACTCACAAGTTCTTGTGAGTCCATTATTGTATGGCAAcaatatataacaattacaaaaggATATGCCCAAAATAGATCAAATCACAGAATCCCCTGTGACTAATTTTGCTAACCACTTCTGATATTAAGCACCAGTATCCATTcatatctaaaataatttattttgttttttttgtttgtttcttgtttttgtttttgttgcttgcggtacgcgggcctctcactgttgtggcctctcccgttgcggagcacaggctccggacgcgcaggctcagcggccatggctcacaggcccagccgctccgcgggatgtgggatcttcccagaccggggcacgaacccgtgtcccctgcatcggcaggcggactctcaaccactgcgccaccagggaagccctaaaataatttattttaaaatatcagatggTGAAATTGCTGAagacaagattaatatacaaaaatcggCCAGtgatagtaattttaaaaagcaggaaaaaatttcATTTACGATTATACACTTTTATATCTTATATACctgtatatatatgcaaaataaatgtatgtttatgATACAGacatttaatatacatatataatacacagTATTTGACCTAACAAGAAATGTGCAACACCTATGAATAAAGAACTAAGAAATTACTGAGGAATATAAAAGATCTAAGTAAACACATATAGTATATTACTGTACGGGAGTTTTCATTAttgtaaatatatcatttttgtcCAAATTAATCTATACCTTTAAGGCATTTCTAATCAAAACACCAACAGAAATTTTGGGGAAATTTgacaaatgcattaaaaatttcatttggaaGGAGAAATGTGTAAGATTACCTAAAAAAACAGAGGCTGCAGAACAGTACTATAGAAGGGGCACTTGCCTTTCCATATATTAAAGTACATTATTTAGCTACAGTAATTAACCTAACTCTATACTGGTGAAGGAATAGAGAATTAGACAAATGAAATCACACAGGACAagatcaataaatattactaTATAAAATTAAACTTCCACATGGCAACCAGTCTGAAAGGTCAAAGGACAAATGATAATCTGGGAAAATGTTTACAACATAAGACAAAGGTTAAtatccttaaaatataaaaagttcttACCAATATTTTAAAGGTTAGACAAAACAACCAAACAACTCCAACATTAAAACAAAGGATATGAATATAAAATTGGATGTCTGTTAAACATAAGACACTCACACTCACTAAGGAAAGTTAATTTGAGCAATGATAATTTTTTCATCTCTTAGACTGACaaagattaaaaatgataaatgcaAGAGAGTGGAAAAATGGACACCTGCGTACAACGACTGTGAAAATATAAATTGCTGCAGCTTTTTTAGAAGGCAATTTAGCAGTATCTACTAAAATATTAAATCTACTTATTCTTTGATCCCAATTTTACATGTTGGGACTCTATTCTATAGGAAAACATGCACAAGTCTGTaaagatatatatgtgtaatgTTCACATcctaccatatataaaattttaaaaatggaaacaacttaagtgacATCAAAAAGTGAATGGTTAAGATAAATAACAGCACATTCATATTGTGAAATATAATATAACCCATAAATGAATAAGGTAGCTCTATATGtaatcacttaaaaaatatatctaatagTACACTGTACTTTGAGTATattgttaagtttaaaaaaaaggatttggAGGAAGAGTGTACAAAATATGATCCCACATTTGTATAGGTAAATAAAGAATCTGAATGTTTACAGATTCAATCACTTCACATCCTTTTGTAATGACTGAatactttttcaataaatatataatattttttgtgtTAAAGTATAAGTCTGGGGGGAAGATCTAATGTTTCTAACATGAAATACTGCATTcaactgaacatttttttcaaggagagtttctctttcttctaatgGATAAATGGCTATAAATTTTAGCTATGAAATcgttttttaacttttgaaatgcatttatttttcaagCATTTGTTGGGTGCATTAGATtctgaagatataaaaatgaatgagacaTTTTCTCTGCCTTGAAGAATCCCAAAGTATACTGTGAGGGATAGACCAGTATATATATAAGTACAATAAAGTGTTGAAGTTACTGTGACAGAAGTGTATATTATACAGggataaaaatggaaaggaaaggtcACTTGGGGGAAAACATATCAAAAAAGACTTAAGCTTATGCTTGAGTCTTAAGGTCTTAAAGATGCTTGAGTCTTAAATATGATGTGTTGGCCAGATAGACAAGAAAAAGGGAGTAAATGAGAAAGACACATACGTATATGCATTCTTCTGCTTAAGCAAAGTATTTCTGGATAGAgtgctacaaaaataaaatgagaatttttaatgCCAAATGTCAAACCAAAACAATATTCAAAGCTATAATAATTCTTCTAACATTcatctaaaataattttgttttctatgctaGCCGAAAATCACTTTAAGTTGTGGTTAttgtttacaaattttttttctaaaaaaagtctacaaaaatgatttttgttctacttaaaatctcattttatttcttaattaaaagaCAAACTGCCTGGTACATGCAAAGACTTTATGCTCTCACTGCTTAAATTctgatatttttctaaaagtCACCCTACACTGTAGTTCCAAAGCTCAACGTGTTTGAATTCAACACAAAAATACCCTAACACACACAATAGATATGGTCTATTTTCACTAAAGAGTTACATTTTGCTAAACCTAAATGTCTTTAATACTGCTTTCAGGTAATGTATCTCCTTAGCTGTAAACTATTACCAGATTAATCTCTAAGAGACACAACACACCACATATGCACAAAGAAAAATGTGGGCTTTTTACCTCATGAAGCGTGAGATGTTTCCCGTCCTTTCTCTTGGAGTCAAATCTGCCATATATTGCACTATATTTTCGAATTTCCTCCTCTTTGTGTGGATCATCATCACTCATCTCAAAGATGTGACCAATCATTTTGGCCAACTTCTTGTTGGTTTTTAGCAGCTCTTTCACTTCGTTTAAGTCACTTTTCGGCAGCGTGGGGGCCATTCGTTCCACACACTCGGCTACAGAGAGCGCGGCAGCAGCATCCAGCGCCTCGCTACTTTCTTTTGGGGAAGCTGGAGAGCCAAGGTCAGCTGGGGAGAGGCTGTGCTCGCTCTCAGTGGCATGGTGGCCTTGCCAGAGTCGGGACTCACTGATACTCTGCAGCGCTAAGCTCCCCACCACGTCTGATTTCCCCTGTCCCAAGCTCTGCACACAGGTGGTGGCAGCACACTTGGGGATTTTTAAGTGAGGTTCCCGGGCATTGCTGTTCCTTTCATAACTGCTGCAGGATATTCCCAGCCAGGTTGGTGATCCCTCTGGTAATTTATAGATGGGTATGCTACTGACAGGCAGGGACGTCAGCGGCTGATTGAAAAGGCCAGGGTTTGTAACCCAGTCTCTCAAAGCCTTCTGTAGCCTCCTAACATGAAGGGGCTTGCTAGCCATGCCCACGAGTGCCATGATTTCCAAGAATTCCTCTTCTCCAGCTTCACAGAGTTGCTGGACATCATCACCACCTTGTTGGATAAAGGCATCAAAATAAGAAAGCAGATTGGCTTTTTGTAATATTCTGTACAGCTGCAACTCCCCCAGGGTCCTGGGTAGGGCCGCGGCCATTACTGTGGATGGGCTTAACCtgcaaaaa from Lagenorhynchus albirostris chromosome 6, mLagAlb1.1, whole genome shotgun sequence includes:
- the NAB1 gene encoding NGFI-A-binding protein 1 isoform X3, which translates into the protein MAAALPRTLGELQLYRILQKANLLSYFDAFIQQGGDDVQQLCEAGEEEFLEIMALVGMASKPLHVRRLQKALRDWVTNPGLFNQPLTSLPVSSIPIYKLPEGSPTWLGISCSSYERNSNAREPHLKIPKCAATTCVQSLGQGKSDVVGSLALQSISESRLWQGHHATESEHSLSPADLGSPASPKESSEALDAAAALSVAECVERMAPTLPKSDLNEVKELLKTNKKLAKMIGHIFEMSDDDPHKEEEIRKYSAIYGRFDSKRKDGKHLTLHELTVNEAAAQLCVKDNALLTRRDELFALARQISREVTYKYTYRTTKSKCGERDELSPKRIKVEDGFPDFQDSVQTLFQQAKAKSEELAALSSQQPEKVMAKQMEFLCTQTGYDRLQHAERRLCAGLYRQSSEEHSPNGLTSDNTDGQGERPLNLRMPNLQNRQLHHFVVDGELSRHYSSEAKSHSSESLGILKDYPHSAFTLEKKVIKTEPEDSR